A single window of Hymenobacter sp. APR13 DNA harbors:
- a CDS encoding LytR/AlgR family response regulator transcription factor — MYPASPLTCALLDGDEHQRIALTHLLQQLDDLTLVASCATAEEALTFFRQGGQADILFVAADIDGLNVLDTLTLLRSQSELIVLVSQEHHATQALELPAVLSLQYPVSLVLLRQAVQRVREQLLAATLGTVPEQMPRYTSALFVKSGSRLLRLDMADIVCIEAVDDYASVVTERQKLLVSSNLKLLAAQLPMGQFQRIHRSYIVNVDHLISIEENTVNLTKGIRLPIGKSYRDSFYRYLIRV; from the coding sequence GTGTACCCTGCCTCCCCCCTCACGTGTGCTTTGCTGGATGGCGACGAACACCAGCGCATTGCCCTCACACATCTCCTTCAGCAACTCGACGACCTGACGCTGGTCGCCTCCTGCGCTACTGCCGAAGAGGCCCTTACTTTCTTCCGACAAGGCGGCCAAGCCGATATTTTGTTCGTAGCAGCCGACATTGACGGCCTGAACGTGCTGGATACGCTGACATTGTTGCGTAGCCAGTCGGAACTAATAGTACTGGTCAGCCAAGAGCACCATGCCACGCAGGCCCTTGAACTGCCGGCAGTCCTTTCTTTGCAGTATCCGGTCAGTCTGGTATTGCTACGGCAAGCCGTGCAGCGTGTGCGCGAACAGCTGCTGGCAGCCACTCTGGGCACTGTGCCCGAGCAAATGCCCCGCTACACATCCGCCCTATTCGTGAAAAGTGGGTCGCGGCTGCTACGCTTGGACATGGCCGACATTGTCTGCATAGAGGCCGTAGACGATTACGCCAGCGTGGTGACGGAGCGGCAGAAGCTACTGGTCAGCAGCAACCTGAAACTGCTGGCAGCGCAGTTGCCAATGGGGCAGTTTCAGCGGATCCATCGTTCCTACATTGTCAACGTAGACCACTTGATCAGCATCGAGGAAAACACAGTAAACCTCACGAAGGGCATCCGCCTGCCTATTGGCAAGTCGTACCGCGACAGTTTTTACCGGTACCTGATCCGGGTGTGA
- a CDS encoding FAD-dependent oxidoreductase has translation MSASVRPVSTGSESLTLMGGGLVGSLLALYLARRGHTVQVLERRPDPRRVGAAEGRSINLALSDRGWRALEGVGVGEQVRQVAIPMYRRVMHDLRGQLTHQPYGHNQQAIYSVSRAGLNQVLLDLAEAEPGVTLRFDQQCLHVDLRDQELHLRDTATNEEYVQPYQRLFGTDGAYSAVRGALQKTDRYNYSQSYLDYGYKELNIAPGPGGSWQLEKNALHIWPRGQYMMIALPNLDGSFTCTLFFPYEGPHSFAALQTPAQVEAFFGEVFADALPLMPELTDDFFQNPTGSLVTVRCYPWSYQDEVVLIGDASHAIVPFYGQGMNAGFEDCRVLSELLDQHGPDWHTIFQQFQQQRKPNADAMADLAIYNFEEMRDRVADPRFLLQKKIESRISAQYPDQWLPLYSQVTFSPDTPYAEALANGQRQERIMRGLMEHIRQEADYDLPAVQELIRQQMQQMASEAPLHSA, from the coding sequence ATGTCTGCGTCTGTTCGCCCTGTTTCCACTGGTTCTGAGTCGCTCACATTGATGGGAGGCGGCCTGGTAGGCTCGTTGTTGGCGCTGTATCTGGCGCGGCGCGGGCATACGGTGCAGGTGCTGGAGCGCCGCCCCGACCCGCGCCGAGTAGGGGCGGCGGAGGGCCGATCCATCAATCTGGCGCTTTCCGACCGGGGCTGGCGGGCGCTGGAAGGTGTAGGCGTAGGCGAGCAAGTGCGGCAGGTAGCCATTCCGATGTACCGGCGCGTGATGCACGACCTGCGTGGCCAACTCACGCACCAGCCCTACGGCCACAACCAACAGGCCATCTACTCGGTGTCGAGGGCAGGGCTGAACCAAGTGCTGCTGGACCTGGCCGAGGCCGAGCCGGGCGTGACGCTACGCTTCGACCAGCAATGCCTGCACGTAGACCTGCGCGACCAGGAGCTACACCTGCGCGACACCGCTACCAACGAGGAGTACGTGCAGCCTTACCAGCGCCTGTTCGGCACCGACGGGGCGTACTCCGCCGTGCGCGGGGCCCTGCAGAAAACCGACCGCTACAACTACTCGCAGAGCTACCTCGATTACGGCTATAAGGAGCTCAACATCGCGCCCGGCCCCGGCGGCAGCTGGCAACTGGAAAAGAACGCCCTCCACATCTGGCCCCGCGGCCAGTACATGATGATTGCGCTGCCCAACCTCGACGGCTCTTTCACCTGTACGCTATTCTTCCCGTACGAGGGCCCGCACTCCTTTGCTGCGCTCCAGACCCCGGCCCAGGTGGAAGCTTTCTTCGGGGAAGTGTTTGCCGATGCGCTGCCGCTGATGCCGGAGCTCACCGACGACTTCTTCCAGAACCCCACCGGCTCGCTCGTGACGGTACGCTGCTACCCCTGGTCGTACCAGGATGAGGTAGTGCTTATCGGCGACGCCTCGCACGCCATCGTGCCGTTCTACGGGCAGGGCATGAACGCCGGGTTTGAGGACTGCCGCGTGCTCAGCGAATTGCTCGACCAGCACGGTCCCGACTGGCACACCATCTTCCAGCAGTTTCAGCAGCAGCGCAAGCCCAATGCCGACGCCATGGCCGACCTGGCCATCTACAACTTCGAGGAGATGCGCGACCGGGTGGCCGACCCGCGGTTTCTGCTCCAGAAAAAGATTGAAAGCCGCATCTCGGCCCAGTACCCCGACCAGTGGCTGCCACTTTATTCGCAGGTAACGTTCTCACCCGATACGCCTTACGCCGAAGCCCTGGCCAATGGGCAGCGCCAGGAGCGCATCATGCGGGGCCTGATGGAGCACATCCGGCAGGAAGCCGACTACGACCTGCCAGCGGTGCAGGAATTGATACGCCAGCAGATGCAACAAATGGCCAGTGAGGCTCCGCTACATAGCGCTTGA